CGATCGGCCGCCTAAGCGCGCCATATCGAGATTGATAATCACGACTTGCCGTTCGGCAATCACGCGGTCCCAGTTAATGGCGCGTTTCCGCGGGTGTCCGGGTTCCTGAACGCCTAAAGCCTGCTCGACGGCACCGTGGCGGAGCAGTTCATCGAGCTTGTTACGGGGCGCGGCCACCGCTTCTTCCCAAAACCGGGGATTGTTACTCAAGAGATTAGGCAAAACCACCGTCCAGAAATCGCGGGTTTGCCGCGGCAATCCCGGATTGTTCAGAGCCTGACTGAGAAAACCCATGCGGTAGCCTTCATCGGTGAGAAACCGGTAGGCATCGCGCAGCGTCCGCGGATGGTCGGGCGTCGAATCGGCCAAAATGATGGTGAGCGTATGGCCCAAAATTTCGCGGGACCGGGGTCCAATGGCGTCGGCCCCAAAGATGTCTTGGAGCGTATCGACAAGTTGGGTCATGGCAGCCGCATCGCCCACAGTCGTATCTAAAGGTTCCAAGGCCCAAGGATTGGTGGGATCAGTGGGATCAAACCAGATGACCGTGCGGTCTGGGGGCACCAATCGGAGGGCGGCTTGGGCGGTATCTTTCCCGATGTCAAAGAGGACGACGGCATTGAGCGGTGAGCCATCGGCGCGCGTCGCCCGCACACTATTCTTAAACACGTTAATGAGCGAGGTGGATTTGCCGGACCCTTGAATCCCCAACAACAAAAGATTTTTGGTAAAGTCTTGCGGATACAGGCCGACCCGGTCCTGACCTTCTGCCAACATGAGAACATCCCCGGGCTGCCGCGATAGGGCGCGGGACGCCGGCATCCGGCGCGTCATACTACGGGGCAAATCGGCCACGCGCAAACGGCCGGTCGGCAAGGCAAAGAAGGTCGCACACTCGCCTGACCATAAGGCATTGCCACCGGCTAAGGGCCACAGACGCGGCAATCCGTGCTGCATCCACGTGACCCACTTTTGGCGCCATACCACGACGCTGTGAGGCCGGAGAATGGCCCAACGGTTCTGCACGCCCCACGCCGACACCATGCGTTGCATCGTGTCATAATCCGGCGCACTGGCCCGGAGTTCCGTCAGCCAGCGCCCGCGCCCCATTTGATCAAGCGCACTGTCGGCCGCTTGTTCGAGCGCGACGTTCTTTTCCCACGTGGCATATTGCGCAGCGGTTTCAAGCCGTTTTAAGGCCCGACCGGTGGAAACGGGCACCCACGTCGCTTGCCACACAAAATCGGGCACCTGGGTCCGTTCACGCCAGCCTTCGCGGGCGACGGATTGCACCAGCATTTCCAGCGGTAACGCCTTATATTGACTGACGACATCAATCAGCCGAATAGCCGTCCGGTATTTGAGTCGCCACCGCACCACCTGTTGTCGGGGCGCCTGCACGGGATGGGGCCACGCTTGAAACCGCACATTTTGATAGGTGTTTTGCCAGGCGGCGAGCACCCGATCTTGGAATGCGGCGGGAATCCCCAGTACCCAGTGCATTTGATCGTCGACCTGATGATCACGAATCAAACTCAACGAAAACGGGGGAGCCGACACAACCCAGGGGTACCAAAATGGCGACCCGATCCACCGTGACCGGGGCCATAAGGCATCCCAGAGTTGATCAAAGAGTTGGCGCATAGCGTCGGGTGTGACAACATCATTCTGAAAGAGCACGACTTCCCACCAAGTCATGGTGCGGGATCGGTGTTGTCGTAAAAGAAACCGGAGGGTGAGGAGAATCAGGACCACCGGCAAGCTGACGGCAATCAGCCCCAAGACGAGAGGTCCGACAGCGTGAGCGAGCGCCAGAACCCAGCCGGGATGCGCACGTAAGGTGACGCGGTGACCATCCCGGTAGACCGTCACGGATTGCGTGAGAAAGGGAATGTGCATCCAGAGGCTATGAGCACCGTGTTGAACGGCTTGCCATAAGCGTCGGGGCCCCCATTCAAAGAGGGCAATCCCCACAAACACCGCAAAAATGGCGATCCAAAAGAGCGTATTGCGGCGCGAACGCCCCCGGTATTCGGGTAAATCCGGCAGTTTCGAGGAATCTATCATGACAAATTATCGTCTCCTTTATCGCGGATCAGGATGCCGCCCGGGAGGGGACCATGCGGGCGGTCAGCCAGCCACTCAGCAGAATGAGACCTTGCGCGGCGGTACACCAAAGACAAATCAGGCCCAAGGCCCATTCATGGCCGAGGCCCCACAGGACGCCGCCGCTGCCCAGGCCAATCCAGAGTCGGCGCCATCCAGGGAGATGCCAGAAAGGGGAAACGCATGTAAAACATGCCACCCCTGCCGGTCAAAATCATAAACAATGGTTTGTGCTCCGCCCGAAGTGCCTACGTAGTTAGACACTAACCAACCATGTCCTGCTTGGCCGCGTATGACATAAACAACTGGTCGTGAGAAATCGTTGGGAGACGGAGGTTTTATTGTAATATTTGGTAATCGGTTCCATTGCGATTGTCCCGGTTTCCATGTGACAGTTCTTACTACATCATTCTGACTGACGAATGTGATCCACCATAGGCCGTGCGTTGTACGACCCCACGCCGTCACGGAACGGTTGTCTGGAGGTAAAAAAGGCGGTGTCACAGATGTTACAAAATGTGACGTGGTTTCAACGCTTTGACCCTGGTATTCTGGCCCGTGATTCGCGGTTGCGGGCAACTGGGTTAAGAACCATAAATGATGAAGGCCAGCTTCTTTTCCGACGATGGAATCTTGCGCAGCTAACGTGCCAACAACGTGCCATTCATTAGAAGGCATTGTCGGAGCGAGTTTGGCAGGCTGTTTTGTAGCGGTTTTTGTGGGTGTAGTGCCTAAGGAAGCCGATGGCGTGGGTGCTGCTCCACACCCGACGAAGAGGAAGGTGCCGATTGTGACACTGGTTGTTATCACTATACGGTTTCGGGTCATGAATCATTCTCCTTGATAAAATTAGTGGGACTATGGGAATGAGTATACGCAGTAGAGACACCATGTGCGAAGCAATACGGCGGATTTGCCATGTGAAAAGCCCGCCTTTTCAAAGACGGGCTTGGTGGCCTTCAGAAGGGAATGAGGGGCGATGCACATGCCGATCCCTGTACCGCTCTCTTTCCTTGGAGTAGCCCGATATCTCTTGTGGACACGAAACTGTCGAAAATTCTCTTGACGTTCTCCCCAGCGCTAAAGCGCGGGGATTCTTTCTCGCTCTGCGCGAGCTACGCGGACGTGCTGGTGGGGATGCCACTGCACGCCCGTGGGGGACGCCATCGCCCCAACTACGGGGCCAAAGCCCCGATACTTGGATGGCTGCACCCTCCACGAACGGGGTGGAGCTTAAGGATATTCTATCACAACCGGGCGGCTTATCCCCAGCGCTCAAGCGCGGGGCTTGCGCCGCCGGGGTTTCGGTCATTATGCAAATGGCTTCATACAGGAGAAGATTCCGAGTCCGGCGGAGGAGACACACTCGGCGCACTGGCCCAGGCGATCAGTACGAACCAACCCAACGGGAACAAGACGTACAGCCAAACCCATGCGGGGGAACGGCTGATATCGCGAAGACGGCGCATCGTCAAGGTCACGGTGGGAACGAGGGACGCTAGGAGATACCCGGTTTGAAGACTCAGCCAGAGGATGAGGCTCCATGGGTGATGGGGAATGACCGCCGTGCCGAGGAACCCCACGCTGAGGATGCCCGTGTGTACGAACCAAAATCCGCCAAATTGATCGCGTGACGCCCGACCCTGGCGCACCAAGCTCTGGCGCCAGGCATTCCAATAATCCTGCCAAAACGTGATGCCTTTGCGTATCAGAGAAACTCGCATCCCAATAGCCTCCTTCTTAAGGAACGAGGGATGGTTGCCATACAGTCAACCCATCTCCCCGGTAAACCGGATGCCAATGAGCCTGTTCAAGCCACAAGGTTTGGGGCGTCGTGGCGGTGGTCGGCCAGACGATGCGCGACACATCATGGGCGGTCCAAAACGTCACCGGCTGGCGGCCTTGTTGCCAGGCCAGATACGGTCCGAGGCGGTGATGGACCGTCCAAAACTGCGTGCGGCCATCAATCCACACAGCCGACACCCCCTGGGCTTCCCAGTAGCCTCCCAGGCGGTAAGGCGTGAGCGTGAGACCGGACGTGGGATGGTGCACGCACCATTGGACTACGGCGGTCGGGCTGTGCATGGCGGTCGCGTACTGAGCGACGCCGCCGGGCGTCAGAATGCGAGTCAGAATGACCACAGCACTTCCGCTCACGAGGCCCAGCGACCAAATCCGTTGTCTTGCCCCAGTGAGTGCACTCATGGGGGGAAAGAGGCCGCCTAATAGCAGAAGGGTTAAGGGCCAATTGTATAGCACCATGCGCTGATGCCACAGTGTCGCCAGGACGGTCCCGCCCCACCACCAAAACCACGGCGTGACGGTCAAGCGGCGGAGCGCCACGGCGCCGATAATCACGGCCCATAACCCGGCTAAGAGCGTCCAGCCCGGCGTGTGCCAATTGGGCGATTGCCATTCTTGGATCACCTGGGAAATTACGGGCGAGTGGATAATCGCGAGGGCGTGTCGAATGGCTTGACCATGCAACGGGTTCAGACGCCACACGGCTACGAGACTGCTGAGACCGACGAGTCCCAGGAGAAGCGGAGATAATCGGGGGAGGAACGCGTCATGAGGGTACGTCCGGTCTCGAAGAACACTAAGAGCGGCACGAGAATCCAGTCGCCGTGAAAGACACTCCAGAGGACTGCGAGCGGCACTAAGAGCCATAGACGCCGGGGATGATGAGGAGCCTGATCTAAGATCATCAGGAGCAGCAGCCAGAAACTCACTGAGAGGATTTGTGGACGCAGAGGCCAAGCAGAAGCCAAACCCAAGGCGGCTAAGGCCCCCAAGACCGGTCCGAGCAGCGAGGGGCCATAAAGACGCCGCGCTTGTTCAGCGACCAACACGGTCAGAACCCCAGCACTCACAACAAGTAAGCCGAGTGTGCCCAAACCCGGCAGCGATCGCGGCGTCAGCGCGGCCAGGAACACTTGCCAACCCCATTCCAGATCGGGATAAGGGGCGGTCAGATGACCGAGGGTATTCAGGCGATAGAGCGTGTGATGTTGCCATTGCCAGCGACCCAAGACGAGACTCCACCACACATCGGATTGGGGGGCCCGTTTGAGAACCGTTTGCCACCATCCCACGGTCCACAAAGCTCCCAAACCCACCCCGAGACCGAACCAGACCATCCAAAGGGTCCGGGGGCGGGAGGCGGCCAAAGGATGGTCCGTGAACGAGTCACGCGGGGATGCTTCCATCCCGGATGCCTCCTTTCACCAGATGCGTTGACGGAGCCGCCGCCAATGGCGCCACGCGATCACGCAGACGAGAAGCGTCAGGCCCCGAATCAGCCAGGGCGCCCAAGCGGTATCCCCGATAATGACAACATTGAGCCAGGGCAATCCCCATAAGCCCGCGACGGGGAGCGTACAAAGTCCCCCGACGCAACTGCCCGCAAGCGCTAAGCCGGTTGTGGTCGTTGTCCCGACGGTCAACGAAAGCGGAACACGAGAAGAGGGTATTTGGGGAAAGGGTGTGCGTAAAATGGCCAGCGCGCTGGCATTGAGACCTCCGATCACCACAAGACGCAGAAAGCGATCCAGCGGCCAGAGGTGATGGGCCGCGACAAAAAAACCCATCCAGGCGCTCAATCCCACGAGCCAGACGAGAAAAAACAGGGCTCCATGGAGGCGCGCAGAAGCGGTGAGGCGCACAAGAATCATCTCCTAGGCGAGAATCCGATGTGCCATAAGCTGAGCACGGCGAGAAGCACGAAAGGCAGAAGCAGAAGAAGCATTAGTTGTCGAAAGCGGCGACGGGAACGCACAGCCAACACGGCTTGCGATGGTCTGATCGGTCGCGAGCACCATAATGGCACAACGACCGCCTCCTTTCCGGGAATTTACGACCCGTTGCCAATGCCGACGGGTACGGGACAATTGGTCGGATCGTAGACGCCAAACGGCGCGGAACAATTGGTCGTACCGCTATTAAAGGTGAGGCAGTATTCGGCTTCGCGATAACCGGGTTCATTGGGCATACAGTGGTCAAGATAGACTTCCGTTTGTTGGCATTGCGTCGACGAGGATTGCGTCGAACTATACGAATAGCTGGAGGTGGAACAGGATGTATGCGGGGTCGGTCCCGGACAGGAATAGGAGGTCGTGCAATGGCGTGTATAGGCCGTCGTGATACCCGTTTCCACGCCGGTAGACGTACAGCCACTACTCGTGCATGATCCGGCACACCCGGTGGGAGAAAATGAGGATCCCGCAGGACTGCT
This genomic interval from Sulfobacillus thermosulfidooxidans DSM 9293 contains the following:
- a CDS encoding DUF805 domain-containing protein, coding for MRVSLIRKGITFWQDYWNAWRQSLVRQGRASRDQFGGFWFVHTGILSVGFLGTAVIPHHPWSLILWLSLQTGYLLASLVPTVTLTMRRLRDISRSPAWVWLYVLFPLGWFVLIAWASAPSVSPPPDSESSPV